From Lonchura striata isolate bLonStr1 chromosome 3, bLonStr1.mat, whole genome shotgun sequence, one genomic window encodes:
- the LOC110483312 gene encoding p53 apoptosis effector related to PMP-22, whose amino-acid sequence MVKYGLDYTRCRWILPLLLGIGVIFGIIALAGWGWLESQTLPYVLQASLWQICRRPDQGGEWSCESLMGYAWGRAAAATYLVGFLLLVICFALAIIAFAIDTLRFNFIRGIGGLLFVAAVFSVMGLVIYPVKFSSEVEMTGINMFSWAYGFGWTTAIMEICLGFFFCCLPNYEDQILGNVKPTYFYSSP is encoded by the exons ATGGTGAAGTACGGCCTCGACTACACGCGCTGCAGGTGgatcctgcccctgctcctgggcattGGGGTCATCTTCGGCATCATCGCGCTggcgggctggggctggctggagTCGCAGACCTTGCCCTATGTGCTGCAAGCGTCGCTGTGGCAGATCTGCAGGAGGCCTGATCAGGGCGGGGAATGGAGCTGCGAGTCCCTCATGGGCTACG cctggggaagagctgctgctgccacataCCTGGTTGGCTTTCTACTTCTAGTCATCTGTTTTGCACTGGCCATCATAGCATTTGCCATTGACACACTTCGGTTCAACTTCATTCGTGGGATCGGAGGCTTGCTTTTCGTGGCTG CTGTATTCTCCGTCATGGGCCTGGTCATTTACCCAGTAAAGTTTTCATCTGAAGTTGAAATGACAGGAATCAATATGTTCAGCTGGGCCTATGGCTTTGGCTGGACCACCGCCATTATGGAAATATGCTTGGGATTCTTCTTCTGCTGCCTTCCTAACTATGAAGATCAGATCCTGGGTAACGTCAAGCCCACATATTTTTACTCTTCCCCATAA